A genomic window from Manduca sexta isolate Smith_Timp_Sample1 chromosome 5, JHU_Msex_v1.0, whole genome shotgun sequence includes:
- the LOC115446249 gene encoding uncharacterized protein LOC115446249, with protein sequence MARRIFIFLTLLLHLSCVLPESTSPPPETREDVTEASDEPPEGYYAFVESPNATPPRVRPPPYRQVSSECAEARAVRAHVSANNLCGDLNRGVIPRNPMGQNPYGEPYPFDLIRNHTLRFLSRTLPVLRADDTLPRVTHLTRAEHHDLQNNRLEDRHKRSLSEPSSDEQNSDAIPSRALRAEHRSEQRAEPQRDGRKFCDGGGVFCMLYRAINGDGESSSGVERREDPGPAAPHAQHPNMPYHRYEGPPTPCPARVEYATPVFARNYQGVWRYVVQIPYEGYFTQTVEVTRCMQSRCHYLEGGCLSSPRWVSLLVAELHYPAQQQNLQPEYPPAEGAGGTDKPPHCDGHDEMGCYQVRLYYDWFLVPGSCKCWRPDYFARYVRRKQNNEL encoded by the exons ATGGCAcgtcgtatatttatttttttg ACTCTTCTGTTACACTTATCGTGTGTGCTGCCGGAGTCGACTTCGCCGCCGCCAGAGACGCGCGAGGACGTCACCGAAGCATCCGACGAACCTCCTGAAGGATACTATGCGTTCGTGGAGTCTCCTAACGCTACTCCACCGAG GGTCCGTCCGCCGCCCTACCGCCAGGTGTCGTCGGAATGCGCAGAAGCACGCGCGGTGCGAGCGCACGTGTCCGCGAACAACCTGTGCGGGGACCTCAACCGCGGCGTCATACCCAGGAACCCCATGGGACAGAACCCTTACGGCGAGCCGTATCCATT CGACTTGATCCGTAACCACACGCTGCGGTTCCTGTCCCGCACGCTGCCGGTGCTGCGCGCCGACGACACGCTGCCGCGCGTCACGCACCTCACACGCGCCGAGCACCACGACTTGCAGAACAACAG ACTGGAGGATCGTCACAAGCGCTCGTTGTCGGAGCCGTCGAGCGACGAGCAAAACTCCGACGCGATCCCCTCGCGCGCTCTCCGCGCCGAACATCGCTCCGAACAGCGCGCAGAGCCGCAGCGCGACGGACGCAAGTTCTGCGACGGCGGGGGCGT TTTCTGCATGTTGTACCGCGCCATCAACGGTGACGGCGAGTCGTCGAGCGGCGTCGAGAGACGAGAGGACCCGGGGCCGGCGGCGCCTCACGCACAACACCCCAACATGCCATACCATCGATATGAG GGTCCTCCCACTCCATGCCCTGCCCGCGTAGAGTACGCGACGCCAGTGTTCGCGCGCAACTACCAGGGAGTGTGGCGGTACGTGGTGCAGATACCCTACGAGGGGTACTTCACGCAGACTGTTGAGGTTACCAG atgcaTGCAATCCCGCTGTCACTACTTAGAGGGTGGGTGTTTGAGTTCCCCGCGGTGGGTGTCGCTGCTGGTCGCTGAGCTGCACTACCCGGCACAGCAGCAGAACTTGCAG ccGGAGTACCCGCCGGCGGAGGGGGCGGGAGGTACAGACAAGCCGCCGCACTGCGACGGACACGACGAGATGGGATGCTACCAG GTGCGTCTGTACTACGACTGGTTCCTGGTCCCGGGCTCGTGCAAGTGCTGGAGGCCGGACTACTTCGCCAGGTACGTCAGGCGCAAGCAGAACAACGAACTGTAA
- the LOC115446250 gene encoding nicotinamide riboside kinase 2 has translation MTHTAQDWIVIGISGVTCGGKTTLANRLKEALSPVYVFHQDKYFYPDDSPKHVKCEGLDHNNYDILSSLDMDTMLGDILKTMRGENKAHRFSAEEGKFEIKGKKFMVIEGFTVLNFKPILELCHLRYYFVLEYSECVTRRCYRLYDPPDIDGYFDQCVWPEHIKYRAEIEKDKRVKLLDGTKQDSMEIVMADLKSLDT, from the exons ATGACCCACACCGCACAAGACTGGATCGTCATCGGCATATCCGGGGTCACATGTGGCGGGAAGACCACACTGGCCAATAGACTCAAAGAAGCACTATCCCCAGTGTATGTGTTCCATCAGGATAAATACTTTTATCCTGATGACAGTCCGAAGCATGTCAAATGTGAGGGATTGGATCATAATAACTATGATATTCTATCATCGTTGGATATGGACACCATGTTGGGAGACATCCTGAAGACCATGAGGGGTGAGAATAAAGCTCACAGATTTAGTGCAGAGGAGGGCAAGTTTGAGATCAAAGGCAAGAAGTTCATGGTGATCGAGGGATTCAccgttttgaattttaaacccATACTGGAGTTGTGTCATTTGAG GTACTACTTCGTGCTGGAGTACAGCGAGTGTGTGACGCGGCGCTGTTACCGGCTGTATGACCCGCCCGACATCGACGGGTACTTCGACCAGTGCGTGTGGCCCGAACACATCAAGTACAGGGCTGAG atagaGAAAGACAAAAGGGTAAAATTGTTAGATGGAACGAAACAAGACTCGATGGAGATCGTGATGGCGGACCTGAAGTCTTTAGATACGTGA